The following proteins come from a genomic window of Legionella cherrii:
- a CDS encoding DegT/DnrJ/EryC1/StrS family aminotransferase, whose amino-acid sequence MSSMKREYSSLSQLALYGGSPIRQKPWPTYDKGNVIIDEEDTELILDVIKSKRLFRYDNREIKDTKVGQFEEGLKEYFKCEFALAVSSGTAAISLPLMALDLPDDSLVGCPAYSFTATPSAIIQAKLKPFLIEVDRDLHMDLGDLDKKISRLKALVVVHMRGFPAPLPQIMAIANKHGVPIIEDAVPSLGCKLKNKYLGTYGLAGAFSTQSDKSLNTGEGGFILTNNKDLYLKCVILSGAYERLYEKHFSDQPCTIDFTRLPLFNFRLDEIRGALGVSQLKKLNKRLDLLSQNYAYVIQGISPLKYLRPRASWDKTALPLGDNLLLELEGSSEDCCWFAEALTAEGIDTKALGDLNKINVRRFWDWAYLFKDVSKQKIPKLYPNSFRYISSYIDIALSPTLGKEDLDELITAIKKVHDHYELKK is encoded by the coding sequence ATGAGTAGTATGAAAAGAGAATATTCTTCTTTGAGTCAATTGGCGTTATATGGAGGGTCTCCCATTCGCCAAAAACCATGGCCTACCTATGACAAAGGAAATGTGATCATTGATGAGGAGGACACTGAACTTATCTTGGATGTAATTAAAAGTAAACGATTGTTTCGCTATGATAATCGTGAAATCAAAGATACTAAAGTAGGACAATTCGAGGAAGGACTGAAGGAATACTTTAAGTGTGAATTTGCACTGGCTGTAAGTTCAGGTACTGCCGCAATTTCACTACCCCTTATGGCTCTTGATCTACCTGACGATTCATTAGTGGGATGTCCGGCCTATTCATTTACAGCAACACCGAGTGCCATTATTCAAGCAAAATTAAAACCATTCCTTATCGAAGTCGATCGCGATCTTCATATGGATCTTGGGGATCTTGATAAAAAAATTAGTCGCCTGAAAGCATTAGTGGTGGTTCATATGAGAGGATTTCCCGCCCCGCTCCCCCAAATTATGGCAATCGCCAATAAACATGGCGTGCCTATTATTGAAGATGCGGTTCCTAGTCTTGGCTGTAAATTAAAAAATAAATATTTGGGTACCTATGGTTTAGCTGGGGCATTTAGCACTCAATCAGATAAATCATTGAACACTGGAGAAGGGGGCTTTATCTTAACCAACAACAAAGACCTCTATCTAAAATGTGTGATTTTATCAGGAGCTTATGAGCGTCTTTATGAAAAGCATTTTTCCGACCAACCTTGTACCATTGATTTCACCAGGTTGCCGTTATTTAATTTTCGCTTGGATGAAATCCGTGGTGCACTTGGAGTATCCCAATTAAAAAAATTAAATAAGCGACTTGACTTGTTGTCACAAAATTATGCTTACGTCATTCAAGGCATTAGCCCTTTAAAATATTTACGCCCACGTGCTAGCTGGGATAAAACCGCATTGCCTCTGGGTGATAATCTGCTTTTGGAGTTAGAGGGATCGAGCGAAGACTGTTGTTGGTTTGCCGAAGCACTTACTGCAGAGGGGATCGACACGAAAGCGCTTGGTGATCTCAATAAAATCAATGTGCGAAGATTTTGGGACTGGGCCTATTTATTCAAGGATGTATCGAAACAAAAAATTCCCAAGCTTTATCCTAACAGTTTTAGATACATTAGTTCTTATATTGATATTGCGCTATCACCCACATTGGGAAAAGAAGATCTGGATGAACTTATAACTGCTATCAAAAAGGTGCATGACCATTATGAACTCAAAAAATGA